One genomic segment of Vulgatibacter sp. includes these proteins:
- a CDS encoding thrombospondin type 3 repeat-containing protein: MAGGSSGFWAASVSATGPVVRLYSGTSLLGEWSVAAPFLPVDYSIRGNLVRVALPISSGSIGSIELIRSPFDTAPSSLVDYDGDTIPDAFDNCTCTANAQQLDSNRDGIGNACDPDFDESGSVDSADATFMQACIGFALYANEVSPYHNPSRDESCAVGDLDEDGLVTAGDQAMLTARLGAEAGPSAFAERAGGNSCP, from the coding sequence GTGGCCGGCGGTAGCAGTGGCTTCTGGGCGGCGTCTGTTTCGGCAACCGGCCCAGTCGTTCGGCTCTACTCCGGTACGTCGCTATTGGGGGAGTGGTCGGTCGCAGCGCCCTTCCTACCGGTCGATTATTCGATTCGAGGCAACCTGGTCCGGGTGGCCCTTCCGATCAGCAGCGGCTCAATCGGGAGCATTGAGCTGATCCGATCGCCGTTCGATACGGCTCCGAGCTCGTTGGTCGACTACGACGGTGACACCATTCCTGATGCATTTGATAACTGCACCTGTACCGCCAATGCTCAGCAGCTCGACTCGAATCGAGACGGCATCGGCAACGCTTGTGATCCGGACTTCGACGAAAGCGGCAGCGTGGACTCGGCGGACGCGACGTTCATGCAGGCTTGCATCGGCTTTGCCTTGTACGCGAACGAGGTCTCGCCATACCACAATCCGTCGCGAGACGAGTCGTGCGCGGTTGGCGATCTCGATGAGGACGGCCTGGTCACCGCGGGCGATCAGGCGATGCTGACTGCTCGCCTTGGTGCCGAAGCGGGACCGAGCGCGTTCGCGGAGCGTGCGGGAGGCAACTCATGTCCCTGA
- a CDS encoding tetratricopeptide repeat protein: MEKELAEIRKEIVEARNLVIKNDNLLKNLGSDLKVMAKKQESFERKQWVSSGVAYLAFAALAATVGILGAQGYVAQARSEIETLTVTAAEATAAATAAKAELDASREGSKAALAAYLKLDAGTAEEREQAAMQLAQVDKTRLSRLEARALDDRGRAIIQSLADEKYAAGRTAYLRRNYKESAAEIGKAMALWPEHPEADDYAFYLGSAAIENQTYDVAAANLQRFVDKAKGRKNKDYAYLLLGQAYEMLGQKDKAEAALREGIQNYPASDFYRPMRGRLSRLRKAAAE; the protein is encoded by the coding sequence ATGGAGAAGGAGCTCGCGGAGATCCGCAAAGAGATCGTCGAGGCCCGCAACCTCGTGATCAAGAACGACAACCTGCTCAAGAACCTCGGCTCCGACCTCAAGGTCATGGCCAAGAAGCAGGAGTCCTTCGAGCGCAAGCAGTGGGTCTCCTCCGGCGTGGCCTACCTCGCCTTCGCCGCCCTCGCCGCCACCGTCGGCATCCTCGGCGCCCAGGGCTACGTGGCCCAGGCCCGCAGCGAGATCGAGACCCTGACCGTCACCGCCGCCGAGGCGACCGCTGCGGCCACCGCGGCCAAGGCCGAGCTCGACGCCAGCCGCGAGGGCTCCAAGGCGGCGCTGGCCGCCTACCTGAAGCTCGACGCCGGCACCGCGGAGGAGCGCGAGCAGGCGGCGATGCAGCTGGCGCAGGTCGACAAGACCAGGCTCTCCCGCCTCGAGGCCCGGGCCCTCGACGATCGGGGCCGCGCCATCATCCAGTCCCTGGCCGACGAGAAGTACGCCGCCGGCCGCACCGCCTACCTGCGCCGCAACTACAAGGAATCGGCTGCGGAGATCGGCAAGGCGATGGCCCTCTGGCCCGAGCACCCGGAGGCGGACGACTACGCCTTCTACCTGGGCTCCGCCGCGATCGAGAACCAGACCTACGACGTGGCCGCAGCGAACCTGCAGCGCTTCGTCGACAAGGCCAAGGGGCGCAAGAACAAGGACTACGCCTACCTCCTCCTCGGCCAGGCGTACGAGATGCTCGGCCAGAAGGACAAGGCCGAGGCCGCGCTCCGCGAGGGGATCCAGAACTACCCCGCCAGCGATTTCTACCGGCCGATGCGCGGCAGGCTCTCGCGGCTGCGCAAGGCGGCGGCGGAGTGA
- the mutL gene encoding DNA mismatch repair endonuclease MutL: MSRIRVLSADVVNKIAAGEVVERPSSVVKEMVENALDAGATRVDVELADGGRQLIKVADDGHGMSREEALLSLERHATSKLRDAEGLFSIASFGFRGEAVPAIASVSRLTLITREPDALEGTRIEIEGGTLQLCEPAGAPRGTSFTIRDLFYAVPARRKFLKRAETESGHATEALIRLALARPDVGFSLRSGGRMVFQSPASTDVRERIAAAIGKEVFPHLLPVEHEHGFFAVRGHVASPEWSAPTNRAIYTYVNGRFVRDRQLLHAVGRAFAEVLPDGRFPSAVIFLDMPPGQVDVNVHPQKMEVRFSDPRGAYEAIYRAISETVRTADWLEAKGARNSSAPAPRHYEVPASPQPVLDWHARARAGASSALQAGEGVREAAAALWPRAGDAEAAGATEPAGFFASLRAIGQLARGYLVCESPAGDLVVLDRHAAHERITFQRLREAWAKGESAGQPFLFPATLELGIADARVLIEWLPQLAQLGFELEPFGGTTFALKAVPSALVGSEYPRVLGDLARELAGAERFDDVVQRLLALVACHGSSRIEQALTQDEAKALLGALDAAVASGSCPHGRPVVAEMSLAELEKRAGRR; encoded by the coding sequence GTGTCCCGCATCCGTGTCCTCTCCGCCGACGTCGTCAACAAGATCGCTGCAGGCGAGGTGGTCGAGCGGCCCTCTTCCGTCGTGAAGGAGATGGTCGAGAACGCCCTCGACGCAGGCGCCACCCGCGTCGACGTCGAGCTCGCAGACGGCGGCCGCCAGCTGATCAAGGTGGCGGACGACGGCCACGGCATGAGCCGGGAGGAGGCGCTGCTCTCGCTGGAGCGCCACGCCACCTCCAAGCTCCGCGATGCCGAAGGGCTCTTCTCCATCGCCTCCTTCGGCTTCCGCGGCGAGGCGGTCCCGGCGATCGCCTCGGTCTCGCGCCTCACCCTGATCACCCGGGAGCCCGACGCGCTCGAGGGCACGCGGATCGAGATCGAGGGCGGCACCCTGCAGCTCTGCGAGCCCGCCGGCGCGCCGCGGGGCACCTCCTTCACCATCCGCGACCTCTTCTACGCGGTGCCCGCCCGGCGGAAGTTCCTGAAGCGCGCCGAGACGGAGTCCGGCCACGCCACGGAGGCGCTGATCCGCCTGGCGCTGGCGCGGCCCGACGTGGGCTTCTCCCTGCGCTCCGGCGGGCGGATGGTCTTCCAGTCGCCAGCCTCCACCGACGTGCGGGAGCGGATCGCCGCTGCGATCGGCAAGGAGGTCTTCCCCCACCTGCTGCCGGTGGAACACGAGCACGGCTTCTTCGCGGTGCGCGGCCACGTCGCCTCGCCGGAGTGGTCGGCGCCCACCAACCGCGCCATCTACACCTACGTGAACGGCCGCTTCGTGCGGGATCGGCAGCTCCTCCACGCGGTGGGGCGGGCCTTCGCCGAGGTGCTGCCCGACGGCCGCTTCCCCAGCGCGGTGATCTTCCTCGACATGCCGCCGGGCCAGGTCGACGTGAACGTGCACCCGCAGAAGATGGAGGTGCGCTTCTCCGATCCGCGCGGGGCCTACGAGGCGATCTACCGCGCGATTTCCGAGACGGTGCGCACCGCCGATTGGCTCGAGGCGAAGGGCGCGCGAAACTCGTCGGCTCCGGCGCCGCGGCACTACGAGGTGCCCGCCTCGCCGCAGCCCGTCCTCGACTGGCACGCCAGGGCCCGGGCCGGCGCCTCCTCCGCGCTGCAGGCGGGCGAGGGCGTGCGCGAGGCGGCTGCTGCGCTCTGGCCCCGGGCCGGCGACGCGGAAGCTGCAGGCGCCACGGAGCCGGCGGGCTTCTTCGCCTCCCTGCGCGCCATCGGCCAGCTCGCCCGCGGCTACCTCGTCTGTGAATCGCCGGCGGGGGATCTGGTGGTGCTCGATCGCCACGCCGCCCACGAGCGGATCACCTTCCAGCGCCTGCGGGAGGCGTGGGCGAAGGGGGAGAGCGCGGGCCAGCCCTTCCTCTTTCCCGCCACCCTGGAGCTCGGGATCGCGGACGCGCGGGTGCTCATCGAGTGGCTGCCGCAGCTGGCGCAGCTCGGCTTCGAGCTCGAGCCCTTCGGCGGCACCACCTTCGCGCTCAAGGCGGTGCCGTCGGCGCTGGTGGGGAGCGAATACCCGCGGGTCCTCGGCGATCTGGCCCGGGAGCTCGCCGGGGCCGAGCGCTTCGACGACGTGGTGCAGCGCCTCCTCGCCCTGGTGGCCTGCCACGGCAGCTCGCGGATCGAGCAGGCGCTGACCCAGGACGAGGCGAAGGCGCTCCTCGGGGCCCTCGACGCGGCGGTCGCCTCGGGGAGCTGCCCCCACGGCAGGCCGGTGGTGGCGGAGATGTCGCTGGCGGAGCTGGAGAAGCGGGCGGGCAGGCGTTAA
- a CDS encoding carboxypeptidase-like regulatory domain-containing protein → MRTLLVLLLLASSACAGAVGSECELDEECAEGLTCFAQTCQQLGEPGGTLTFEVVPQPGTGLHAATFAMGRQPLRFGFCAPEAIAGTVEAEATVLIHGTPAGLPGQVRHFQQQVDGDFTLGLPPGTWTLEFLLAPGEDGPPPPPERRAVQLARCETEPLGLVATAAAAGLARFAVLVDPVRDPRPRCGLLARIHDPLTGAALSQTLAIEHEEGAPCTTPAGGWALPFAAPSGGEIELRLVPAAGAYPTVAERAVLLPAPDDDVIHEVGVGEAAVLERITVEVAGPDGAPVAAATVRAIPLVEPGADRFEPPPAAEIATGRYELWLLPGSYRIEAEPPPFVAAATGRCLAPPEGGPCDEVAIVESGAPASYRIDLQQQLVLTGRVAAPDRTSLGGARIRALPVEGGRWAETVSAPSGRYELQLDPGRYELLVIPADPAAAWRRFEQESPLLQSGTLDLQLPEPARVVGTVVGTSDGAAVPLPRAVVRAWRVDGDEAKVVGESLTDAAGRFGLALPADD, encoded by the coding sequence ATGAGAACGCTTCTCGTCCTGCTCCTGCTCGCCTCGAGCGCCTGCGCCGGCGCGGTGGGCTCGGAGTGCGAGCTCGACGAGGAATGCGCCGAAGGGCTCACCTGCTTCGCGCAGACCTGCCAGCAGCTCGGCGAGCCCGGGGGCACGCTCACCTTCGAGGTGGTGCCGCAGCCGGGCACGGGCCTGCACGCCGCCACCTTCGCCATGGGCAGGCAGCCCCTGCGCTTCGGCTTCTGCGCCCCGGAGGCGATCGCGGGCACCGTCGAGGCGGAGGCGACGGTGCTGATCCATGGCACCCCCGCGGGCCTGCCGGGGCAGGTGCGCCACTTCCAGCAGCAGGTGGACGGCGACTTCACCCTAGGCCTACCCCCCGGCACCTGGACCCTCGAATTCCTCCTCGCCCCCGGCGAAGACGGCCCTCCCCCGCCGCCAGAGCGCCGCGCGGTGCAGCTCGCCCGCTGCGAGACCGAGCCCCTCGGCCTCGTCGCGACGGCGGCGGCAGCGGGGCTCGCGCGTTTTGCCGTGCTCGTCGATCCGGTGCGCGATCCGCGGCCCCGCTGCGGTCTGCTCGCCCGGATCCACGATCCCCTCACCGGCGCGGCCCTCTCCCAGACCCTCGCGATCGAGCACGAGGAGGGCGCGCCCTGCACCACGCCTGCAGGTGGCTGGGCGCTCCCCTTCGCCGCGCCGAGCGGCGGCGAGATCGAGCTGCGCCTCGTCCCCGCTGCAGGCGCCTACCCCACCGTCGCCGAGAGGGCGGTGCTCCTGCCCGCGCCCGACGACGACGTGATCCACGAGGTCGGCGTCGGGGAGGCGGCTGTGCTCGAGCGGATCACCGTGGAGGTGGCGGGGCCCGACGGCGCGCCGGTCGCCGCCGCCACGGTCCGCGCGATCCCGCTCGTCGAGCCGGGCGCAGATCGCTTCGAGCCGCCGCCAGCAGCGGAGATCGCCACCGGACGCTACGAGCTCTGGCTGCTCCCCGGCAGCTACCGGATCGAGGCGGAGCCGCCGCCCTTCGTCGCCGCGGCGACCGGCCGCTGCCTCGCGCCGCCCGAGGGCGGGCCCTGCGACGAGGTGGCGATCGTCGAGAGCGGCGCCCCCGCCAGCTACCGGATCGATCTGCAGCAGCAGCTCGTCCTCACCGGCCGCGTCGCAGCGCCGGATCGCACCAGCCTCGGCGGCGCGCGGATCCGCGCGCTGCCTGTCGAAGGCGGCAGGTGGGCGGAGACGGTGAGCGCGCCCTCGGGGCGCTACGAGCTCCAGCTCGATCCGGGCCGCTACGAGCTGCTCGTGATCCCGGCAGACCCCGCAGCGGCGTGGCGGCGCTTCGAGCAGGAGAGCCCGCTGCTCCAGAGCGGCACCCTCGACCTGCAGCTGCCGGAGCCGGCGCGGGTCGTGGGCACCGTGGTCGGCACCTCCGACGGAGCGGCGGTGCCCCTGCCCCGGGCGGTGGTCCGCGCCTGGCGGGTCGACGGCGACGAGGCGAAGGTGGTCGGCGAATCGCTCACCGACGCAGCGGGCCGCTTCGGCCTCGCGCTCCCCGCAGACGATTGA